The window CAATGGGTGTTTATTTTTGTAGTGtcacatatatttttgtattttgttgaTTTTAGGTAATACAATCTTCAGTAGCACTCAGGAACAAAGACAGGGAGAATACCGTACTTTGAAACACacaatttaacataaaattcaACATTCCAGATTTActttaacttatataaaaaacgCTTTAAGAGCGGATCGACGTGATACTCGACGTGACGAAAAATGAAGATAGAAACACATTTATAATCACAATCATTTTATTCTTAACTAACAATAATCAACTGGTCACAATAATTAAACAAACTAATACACAGCCGCAAtataattggtaaaaaaaatatataacaaaaaacaacaattttttaatttatcaagaaTCCCTTTTGTCCAGTCTAAGCAAGAAATGTGAAACATTTTCATATACAACAAATGTGATCATTGTGGCAGGTATCACCCTAATCAAGTTCGCTTTCAACCCTTTATAAAACCCCTTCCATCCctcatattttgaaatttttagtacACAATCAGTGGCGTTATCGTAGCAATAGTGTTGATTTTGAAGCCGAGCCCTCACTACTTGATAGGGATAAGTCGCTAGAACTGCTATTAATTTAGAACTGGCTGAAAATGTTAGATATTCCAAAgtgcctataaaaaaaataataatttttataatttaaattgtgtttaataTATCATGCCTTACCAAGCTTTTTACTGATAGGTAAGCCATAATAATGTTGATACTGGTTTTTCATCTCTTCATAAACCATGAACTGTACAGCCCCATGGGACACCCCAAAAATCCCTGGCACTAGTCCTTTGTAATAACCCAGTACACCTtcgtttttgtatattttttttaaacaatccaACATTCCAGTATATGTTTGTTGGGGCTTTAAGTGTACATCAGACTCACTAAATTGCAAgcataaccttaaaaataatagtttattttacaCCATTAAGGTCTAAATAGCGATATTGGTGCATCATAAGTTCATGCCTGATGAACTTCATCCTTTAATTTACTACAGTTTTTCCCTGTATTCATCTGTAGCTTATAGTACTCATGAAATTATCCCCTACCTTGTTTTTACCACCCAAAGTGGATTAGTTATAAGTAAAGTGGCTAATCCAGCTTGTGCTGCCGCTAATAAGTGCGTTCCAGGACCAAGTGCGGTATTAACGTTTCCATCCTGTAAAAACTTCTTTAGTCCACTATAAAAGAAGAAGTAAAGTCCCCAAGAAGAGCCTGCACCGCACACATTGGGCAACACTCCCTTGTATAATCCCCGGAAGCCCTCCTTGACGTAAATCGTGGAAAAAGCGTTCCATACTCCAGTATACTTGGGGGTGTTGTGTATCCCATCGTGAACCGCGAACCGGATTTTCACGACATCGAGGGGATGCAATACGAGGGTGGCGGTTACCCCCGCGGTGGTTCCGGCGACAAGTGGTTCATATTTGACCAGGTCCAGTAGCgaatattgtttcttttttaataattgtgatTCGGGACTTACGGCACTCATGGCTGATAAGTTAAAAATCGCGAAAACCGCTGCatgttatcaattattcaatattttgtaaCCGATTACACCATTTGTTATTGATAAATGTTTGTGAGGTTATGTCTTATCGTCATGTCAATATTTGATAGGTTCATCGACGTTGCCAGATTTTGTCTGAAATCATCGGGgttctataaattgaattattgaTAAATGCTTCTGAGGTAATGTCTTATCTTCATATGTGTAAAGTGAGCAATGTTGCcacattttattgaaaattatcagGTTTCGACGTAATTTAATTACTGCTATATGTTTGTGAGGTTTTCTCTTACCATTAACTCTTTAAAcaggttttttaatttcatctaaTCACATCATCTGCTGAATCTTAACCAAACTTGACAACGTGGGTATCCGTGCTATGTTAAGTGGCTTTTAGACCGAGCGGCTGTGATACTAATACAGTGTTTTCTTTTGTACGCTTATGACTTTGCACGGGAAGTTTAGTTATTTCTTTCATAGGTCTTAACGCAAAGTCACCAGATCttcgtattttttataaattgttcatCAATCGGCTggtaaaactcaaaaaaatcacCAGATTGatgaaatttgacaaaatccgACAACACTGTTGTTATTCTAATTTAAACTTACGTCAACATGACATAAAGTCTGTCATCTGTCAACAGCATTTATGACAGCAACTTCTAAGGCgcaatgaatttttatttgaacGTACGTCAATATGACATAAGATCTGTCAAATGTCACTCGCATTTATGGTAGCAAGTTATGGGAAAAATATTGGAACGCGTTTTTTAACCTTAGACTCTCAATGCACTAGAGTACTCGTAAAtataaaagaagcaaaaaagaaaaatttcattGGCGTTTACGTGGGGCTATGGCCCATCTTCAATTTCCGATGGCCAATGTATATGCAAATTTCCCGGCTCCTTCGCCATTTTTAATGGGTGAAATATTTACAAACCTGAAAGATGTTAAAGGTCCTGGAAAGCTCCATACGATAGTGATGCAATGTTGTCGGATTCTATTGAAAATCAAAAGGTTTCAAAATGATTGCATCACAATATACCCTCTTTAAAcaggttttttaatttcaccTAATCATATCATCTGCTAAATCTTAACCAAACTTGACAACGTTGGTATCCGTGCTATGTTAAGTGGCTTTTAGACCGAGCGGCTGTGATACTGATACAGTGTTTTCTTTTGTACGCTTATGACTTCGCACGGgaaatttagttatttctttCATAGGTCTTGACGCAAACTCACCAGATCttcgtattttttataaattgttcatCAATCGGCAggtaaaactcaaaaaaatcacCAGATTCATGAAATTTGACGAAATCCGACAACACTGTTGTTATTCTAATTTAAACTTACGTCAACATGACATAAAGTCTGTCATCTGTCAACAGCATTTATGACAGCAACTTCTAAGGCgcaatgaatttttatttgaacGTACGTCAATATGACAGAAGATCTGTCAAATGTCACTCGAATTTATGGTAGCAAGTTatgagaaaaatattggaacgcGTTTTTTAACCTTAGACTCTCAATGCACTAGAGTACTCGTAAAtataaaagaagcaaaaaagaaaaatttcattGGCGTTTACGTGGGGCTATGGCCCATCTTCAATTTCCGATGGCCAATGTATATGCAAATTTCCCGGCTCCTTCGCCATTTTTTAATGGGTGAA of the Anthonomus grandis grandis chromosome 3, icAntGran1.3, whole genome shotgun sequence genome contains:
- the LOC126733769 gene encoding mitochondrial folate transporter/carrier — encoded protein: MSAVSPESQLLKKKQYSLLDLVKYEPLVAGTTAGVTATLVLHPLDVVKIRFAVHDGIHNTPKYTGVWNAFSTIYVKEGFRGLYKGVLPNVCGAGSSWGLYFFFYSGLKKFLQDGNVNTALGPGTHLLAAAQAGLATLLITNPLWVVKTRLCLQFSESDVHLKPQQTYTGMLDCLKKIYKNEGVLGYYKGLVPGIFGVSHGAVQFMVYEEMKNQYQHYYGLPISKKLGTLEYLTFSASSKLIAVLATYPYQVVRARLQNQHYCYDNATDCVLKISKYEGWKGFYKGLKANLIRVIPATMITFVVYENVSHFLLRLDKRDS